The following is a genomic window from Geoalkalibacter halelectricus.
GACAGCGGATCGATATACCACCTCGGGGCTTGATGAAGCCCAGTTTCAGCCGGGATCGAACGAGACCGTGCTAAAAAACCTGCTTGGAATAACCAGACGCTCTGAACTGGAGCAGGTAGAAACACACGCCTTGCTGCGGACTACTGAAGCCATGCTGGATCACTTTGATCAGAACCACCGCTTCAGGGCCGAAGATATCCGCGCGATGCACCGGCATTGGCTGGGCGATATCTATCCATGGGCGGGCAACTATCGGCAGGTGATGATGAGCAAAGGAGGCTTCCCCTTTGCCGCTCCGGCGTTTATCTCCAAGTTAATGTCGGCGTTCGAGCAAGAGATCCTCGCACGCCATACGCCTTGTCGCGGCAGCGATTATACCGTCGCTGAATCTCTGGCAATTGTGCATGTCGAGCTGGTTTTGATTCACCCGTTTCGCGAGGGAAATGGACGGCTGGCGCGCCTGCTTGCGATACTGATGGGGTTACAGGCGGGATTGCCCATGCTGGTCTTTGATGAGATGGAAGGGGAGAGACGCGAAACCTATTTTGCCGCCGTCCAGGCCGGACTGGGGCAGGATTACCAGCCTATGCAGGAGATTTTTCGAAAGATTATTGCCCAGAGCCGGAACGAGGCTTGATGTTGCCCTGCATGCGGGTCACTTCTTCTGCCGTAAGTTTGATTCCTTCAACCGCAGAAGAAGAAAGGACCGATCGCAACAGGGCCTTGCGCCGCTTGTCGGGGTCGCGCAGGTGAACATTGGTTTTGCTGAGAGGTTGTTGTTTCATGTTTCTATTTATATCTCAATTCGACACATTTGAGAACTAGGTAATGCTCTCGCGCTGCATGGATGAGAAGGGCTGTTTCGATTCATCGAATCCTGCACCATCCTCACCACCGAGGCCAATACCCTCGTCGCGAACCTACATGACCGCATGCCGGTGATCCTCTCGCCGACCGAGTACGACACCTGGCTCGATCGCGAGGTGGATGATCCGGGCAAGCTTCAATCCCTCTATCAGCCGTTTCCGTCCGATCTTCTGGAGATGCAGTCGGTGTCGAAATTGGTGAATAATCCCCGTCATGAGGGTGAGGAGTGTATCAAACCGGAAGATCCCCTATGACCCGACAACCCCCTCAGGAAAAACGAAGGGATTTTTCAGGTTTTTTCCTGTGTAAAATCAGGTTTTTCCTGATAGCCATAGCTGTGAAAGATTGTTAACGTTATGTTTTGAGTGATTGTAATTTTCAAGGAGATTTAGGGCCTAATGACTTCCGCCCATCACAATGCCATCACCAATTTCATCTGGGGTATCGCCGACGACGTGTTGCGCGATGTCTATGTTCGCGGCAAGTACCGCGACGTGATCCTGCCCATGACGGTCATTCGTCGCCTCGATGCTGTGCTGGAGCCGAGCAAGGAAAAAGTCCTCGGCATGAAGAAGCAGCTTGACGGGGCCGGAATCGCCAACCAACACGCCGCGCTCTGCCAGGCCGCAGGCGAGGCCTTTTACAACGTCTCGCCCTTTACCCTGCGCGACCTGAAGAACCGCGCCAAGCAACAGCAGCTCAAGGCCGATTTCGAAGCTTATCTGGACGGCTTTTCACCCAACGTCCAGGAGATTCTCGACAAGTTCAAATTCCGCAACCAGATCCCCACGTTGATCGAGGCCGACATCCTCGGCCACCTGATCGAGAAGTTTCTCGACGGCCGCGTCAATCTCAGCCCCAAGCCGGTGCAGGACGTGGACGGCAACGAGCTGCTCCCGGCCCTCGACAACCACTCCATGGGCACCATCTTCGAGGAGCTGATCCGCCGCTTCAACGAGGAGAACAACGAAGAAGCCGGAGAGCACTTCACGCCCCGCGACGTGGTCAAGCTCATGGCCGACCTGATCTTCCTGCCGGTGGCAAGCAGTATCGAATCGGGAACCTACCTGGTCTATGACGGAGCCTGCGGTACCGGCGGCATGCTGACCGTGGCCGAGGAACGCCTGGCCGAACTGGCACGGAGTCACGGCAAGGATGTCTCCATCCATCTGTTCGGTCAGGAAGTGCAGCCGGAAACCTACGCCATCTCCAAGGCCGACCTGCTGCTCAAAGGTGAAGGGGTCGAGGCGGAGAACATGAAGTACGGCTCCACCCTCTCCAGCGATGCCTTCCCCTCGCAGGAATTTGACTTCATGCTCTCCAATCCGCCCTACGGCAAAAGCTGGAAGACTGACCTGGAGCGCCTGGGCGGAAAGGGCGACATCAAGGACCCGCGCTTTGTCACCCAGCACGCAAACGACCCGGAATACACGATGATCACCCGCTCCTCGGACGGGCAACTCATGTTCCTGGTCAACAAGCTCTCCAAGATGAAGCACAGCACCCGCCTCGGCAGCCGCATCGCGCAAGTCCACAACGGCTCGTCGCTCTTCACCGGCGACGCCGGTCAGGGCGAGAGCAATATCCGCCGCTGGATCATCGAGAACGACTGGCTGGAGGCTATTATCGCCCTGCCGGAGAACATGTTCTACAACACCGGCATCGCTACTTACATCTGGGTGCTGACCAACCGCAAATCCGATAGGCGCCGAGGCAAAGTCCAACTCATCGACGCCACCGAATGGTTCGAGCCGCTGCGCCGCAACCTCGGTAAGAAGAATTGCGAGTTCTCCGAGGAACACATCCGCGTCATTTGCGACCTGGTGGTGAATCCGGTCGAAACCGAGAAATCCAAGATCTTCCCCAACGAGGCCTTCGGCTACTGGAAGATGACGGTGGATCGTCCGCTGCGTCTCGCCGTTGACCTGAGCCCGGCCCGTCTGGAACGGTTCGAGCGGGCCTGCGCCAAGGCCAAGGAAGAGCCGCTGTCTAACCTGGCCCGCCGCGTGGCCGAGACGCTTGGAGCCGGTCCGCACCTGGATTTCAACGCCTTCATGGACACCGTTGAGGTCGATGCCGACAAGCACGGTGTCAAGCTCACCGCCAAGCGCAAGAAGCTGCTGCAGAGCGACCTCTGCGACACCCACGAGGATGCCGCGCCGGTGCTGAAGAAGGTTCACAAACCGGGCAAGACCCCGCCCGACCCCATCCATGGCCTGTTCGGGGCTGAAGTGGGCGGCAAACACTGCGTGGTCGAGTACGAGCCGGATACCGCCCTTCGCGACAGCGAACAGGTGCCGCTCCTGGAAGAAGGCGGTATCGAAGCGTTCTTCCGGCGCGAGGTGCTGCCCTACACCCCGGATGCCTGGATCGATCCGGGCAAAACGCTGGTGGGTTACGAGATCTCCTTCACCCGTCATTTCTACCGGCCCGCGCCCATGCGCACCCTCGATGAGATCAAGGCCGACATCTACGCCCTGGAGCAGGAAACCGAAGGGTTGCTGGAACAGATTGTCGGGGAGGAGAAGGGATGAAAAAGGAAGCAAAGCCAGCCAAGCAGGATGCTCCGAAGGCGTTCGCCGGCAATGTGCTGCTGGATGATATTCGGACCCTGATCGAGGAAACGCGGGTCCGAGTGGCGACTTCCGTTAACTCCGCCCTGACGGTGCTCTACTGGCGCGTCGGCAAGCGAATCAGCGAGGAGATTCTCAAGGGAGAACGCGCCGATTACGGGAAAGAGGTATTACCGACGCTGTCAGCAGAATTGATCCGCGACCATGGCCGAGGCTGGAGTGAGCGTAATCTCGCGTATATGGTTCGCTTTGCCCAGGCTTTTCCGGACACCGATATTTTGCAGGCACTGTGTGCAAAATTGAGCTGGAGCCATTTCAAGCAGATCATCTACATCGACGATCCCCTCAAGCGTGATTTCTACGCTGAAATGTGCCGCGTGGAAGGATGGAGCACCCGCACTCTGGAAAAAAAGATCGGCTCCATGCTCTTTGAGCGCACCGCACTCTCCCGTAAACCGGAAAAGCTGGCCCGCGCTGAGTTGGAAGCACTCCGGGAAGAAGATCGGCTCTCGCCTGACCTGGTTTTTCGCGATCCGTATTTCCTTGAATTTCTTGGACTTGCAGACTCGTATCCAGAAAAAGACCTGGAAGCCGCCATCCTTCGGGAGATGGAAAGGTTTCTGCTGGAACTGGGCAACGGCTTTGCTTTCCTGGCCCGCCAGAAACGCATCCAACTCGACAACGATGATTACTACATCGACCTGCTGTTTTACCACCGGGGACTCAACCGCTTGATCGCCATCGACCTGAAGATCGGCGACTTCAAGGCCGAATACAAAGGACAGATGGAGCTGTACCTGCGCTGGCTGGACAAGCATGAGCGCCGCCGGCACGAAGACGAACCCCTCGGCATCATCCTCTGCGCCGGGAAAAAGCGGGAGATGGTCGAACTGCTGGAACTGGGCCGGTCCGGAATCCATGTTGCCGAATACCTCACCGAACTGCCTCCCAGAGAGATCCTGCAGCAGAAACTGCATGCCGCCATCGAGCTCTCGCGCAAGCGGCTGGAAAACCGGGAGGCTTAAGTGATGAAGCTGGACCCTTATCCAGAATACAAGGACGCGGGTGTGCCGTTTCTGGGCGAGATTCCGACTCACTGGGACCTGTTCAGAAACGGCCGCCTTTTTTCTCAGCGCAACGAAACTGGCTTCGGGGAGTTACCCATTCTTGAGGTCTCGTTGAAAACCGGCGTCCGCGTGCGCGACATGGAGAACCTGAAGCGCAAGCAGGTGATGGCCGACCGGGAAAAATACAAGCGGGCGGTCCAAGGGGATATCGCCTACAACATGATGCGCATGTGGCAGGGGGCCGTTGGCATCGCGCCTGTCGACGGATTGGTTAGTCCAGCCTATGTCGTTGTGCGACCCTTTCCCGAGGTGGACTGCCGCTACTTCAATTATCTGTTCCGCACAGCGTCATACATGAACGAGGTGGACGCCTATTCGCGGGGCATCGTCAAAGACCGCAACCGGCTTTATTGGCAGGATTTCAAACGCATGCCGTCGCCGGTTCCGCCGGTTGAGGAGCAGCGGCATATCACTCGGTTTCTCGATGCGGTCGGCAGCAAGGTCCACCGATTCATCCGGAACAAACGACGATTGATTGAGCTACTACAAGAACGCCGTACCGTTCTGACGTACGAGGCCATGAAATCTAGGGAAACTAAATGGCTTCGATTTGGCGTGGTCGCCGATCAGGTAGAACGGCCGATTGGGCGAGAGGACGGTCTTATTTATAGGCCAATCGGCTTGTATAACAGGGGGAGAGGGATTTTCCATAAGGAAGCTACGCAGGGAAGATATCTAGGAGACTCCACCTTTTTTTGGGTCAAACCGGGAGATTTGGTTTTCAGTGGCCAATTCGCTTGGGAAGGTGCTGTCGCAATTGCTCAGCCTGAGGATGAAGGTTGCATAGCCTCACACCGTTATCCCATTTTTCAAAATAACCCTGAAATGGTCGAGGCTGCTTTCTTGTATTCGTTCTTTACAACTAAAGATGGGGACCTACTTTTAAACCTCAATTCTCGTGGAGCCGCCGGAAGAAACAGACCACTTAATCCGCGCACACTCATAAAGGAAAAGATTCCAATCCCACCGGTTCATTTGCAGAAACAGATTTCCGAACTTCTTGAGTTGGAACGTAAGGTCAGAAGTGAAGTTGCCAGCCAAATTTCATACTTACAAGAATACCGCACCCGACTGATTTCCGATGTGGTCACCGGTCAGGTGGATGTGCGCGGCATCGAGGTGCCAGAGATTGCCGAGGACGAACTGCTGGCGCTGGAAGAGGACACCGCCGATGGCGATGACGTAATTGATGACACGCTGGATGCGGAGGTCGAGGAATGACCGTTGAGCGAACGACCGAGTATCTCATCGGACTTGTCCATGAGTTGCGCAAACTTCCCGCCGAAACGGAATGGGTGGAGTTCAAGCATAACCGGGCCGAGCCGGAAGAAATCGGCGAGTATCTCTCCGCCCTGGCGAACTCAGCAGCATTTCTAGGCAAGGTCAATGCTTATATAATCTGGGGCGTGGACAACGCAACCCACAATATCGTTGGTACGGTTTTCAAGCCATCTACGACAAAAGTTGGGAACGAAGAGCTGGAAAGTTGGCTGCTGCGACTGCTCTCCCCCAAAATCAATTTCCGCTTTCACGAGCTGGTAATCGATACTCATTCTGTGGTGTTACTGGAAATTGGTGCGGCCTTCCGGCATCCCGTACAATTCAAGCATCAAGAATTTATCCGTGTCGGTTCCTACAAAAAGAAACTGAAAAACTACCCGGAGAGGGAACGGGCGCTGTGGCGGGTATTCGATCTGGTTCCCTTTGAGCGCGGAGTTGCCGCAGAACACGTAGCCAGCGAGAATGTCTTAAAGCTTCTTGACTATCCTGCTTATTTCGATCTTCTGGAATTACCTCCACCGGATGGACGAGCCGCAATCCTTAATGCCCTGGCTGCCGATGAATTGATTCAACCCTGCGATGCCGGGGACTGGAACATCACCAATCTCGGTGCGATCCTTTTTGCGAAGAAGCTTGATGAATTTCCCGGACTTAAGCGCAAGGCCATGCGAGTTGTTCAATATAAGGGACGAGGTCGGATTGAAACCTTGCGGGAACAGGTCGGTGGTAAAGGCTACGCCAACGGTTTCGAAGGCTTGGTCGGTTTCATCATGGCGTTAGTCCCTGCCAACGAAGTTATCGAGCAGGCGCTACGGCGCTCTTTCCCCATGTTTCCGGAACTGGCTGTTCGTGAGCTGGTGGCGAACGCGCTGATCCATCAAGATCTGTTTGTGTCCGGTGCGGGGCCGATGGTGGAAATATTCGACGATCGGATGGAGATCACCAGCCCCGGCGAACCGTTGGTTGACACCCAGCGTTTCGTTGATACGCCGCCGAAATCCCGTAACGAAGTGCTGGCCTCACTCATGCGCCGCTTTCGTATTTGCGAAGAACGCGGCAGCGGCATTGATAAAGTGGTGGCTCAAGTTGAGCTATACCAATTACCCGCTCCTTATTTTGAGGTACCGGCAGGTTTTACCAGGGCAGTGCTTTTTGCGCACCGCCCTCTTACCCAAATGGACAAGGCTGATCGGATAAGAGCCTGCTACCTTCATGCTTGTTTGAAATGGGTGATGCGCGATTACTTAACCAACGCTTCGCTGAGGGAGCGTTTCGGCGTGGAAGAAAGGAACAAGGCGACTGTTTCTCGATATATTCGCGAAGCGGTCGAAGAGGGCGCGATCAAACCGTATGACGAAGACGCTTCAAAGAAACTGATGAAATATGTCCCATTTTGGGCCTGACTTTAATTGATGGGTAATTGATGGAATGACCTTTTTTGAATAGCATGGTTTTGTAATGTGCTGAATTCACTCTGTTCTGCTTTGATCAGCCGATTGATGGCTGATTGACAGGGGAAAGTATGAAACCGACCGACACCAGTGAAAAGGGCCTGGAGTCCATCATCGTCGCCTCCCTCGTGGATGAGGCCGGATACGTCCAGGGCGACCCGCAGGACTACGACCGGGAACACGCCATCGATCTGGCCAAGTTGCTGCAATTTCTCGCCGCCTCCCAGCCCGATACCTATGGGGCGCTTGGAATCGACGAGGAAGGCCCCAAGCGCACCCAGTTCCTGCACCGCCTGCAAGGCGAGATCGCCAAGCGCGGCGTGGTGGACTGTTTGCGCTCCGGCATCAAGCACGGCCCGGCCCATGTGGATCTTTTCTACGGCACACCGACGCCGGGAAACCTGAAGGCGGCCGAACGATTCGCGGCCAATATTTTCAGCGTCACCCGCCAGCTCCGCTACAGCCGCAATGAGACCGCACTCTCCCTCGACCTGGCCGTGTTCATCAACGGCTTGCCCATCGCCACCTTCGAACTCAAGAACAAACTTACCAAGCAGACGGTGCTCGATGCCGTGCAGCAGTACCAGCGCGATCGCGATCCGAAGGAGTTGCTGTTCCAGTTCGGCCGCTGCGCCGTCCACTTTGCCGTGGACGACCACGAGGTGCGTTTCTGCACCCACCTCAAGGGCAAGGGCTCGTGGTTTCTGCCCTTCAACAAGGGCTACAGCGACGGCGCGGGTAATCCGCCCAACCCCCATGGGCTCGCAACCGACTATCTGTGGAAAGAGACCCTCTCCAAGACGGGCCTGACCGACATCCTGGAAAACTACGCCCAGGTGGTGGAGGAAAAGGACGAGAAAACCGGCAAAAAGCGGTACAAGCAGATCTTCCCCCGCTACCACCAGCTGAAAGTGGTGCGCATGCTGCTGGCCAATGCCGCTGAGAGCGGCAGTGGCAGGCGCTACCTGATCCAGCACTCGGCGGGCAGCGGCAAGAGCAACTCCATCGCCTGGCTGGCGCACCAGCTCGTGGGGCTGGAGCACGAGAGCAAGGCATTGTTCGACTCGGTCATCGTGGTTACCGACCGGCGAGTGCTCGACAAACAGATTCGCGACACCATCAAGCAGTTCGCCCAGGTTTCCGCCACCGTCGGCCATGCCGAGCACTCCGGCGACCTGCGCAAATTTCTCAAGGCCGGGAAGAAAATCATCATCACCACGGTGCAGAAATTCCCGTTCATCCTCGATGAAATCGGCGACGAACACCGCAAGAGCAAGTTCGCCATCATCATCGACGAGGCCCATTCCAGTCAGGGTGGCAAGACCACCTCCGCCATGAATCGTGTGCTGGAAGAGACCGCGCCCTACGGCGGCTCTGATGACGAGGGGGAAGAGACGGTCGAGGACAAGATCAACAAGATCATGGAAGGCCGGAAGATGGTGACCAACGCCAGCTACTTCGCCTTCACTGCCACCCCCAAGAACAAGACTCTGGAGATCTTCGGCGAGCCGGACCCGCAGCCGGACGGAACCGTGAAGCACCACCCGTTCCACAGCTACACCATGAAACAGGCCATCCAGGAGGGCTTCATCCTCGATGTGCTGAAGAACTACACCCCGGTGGAGAGCTACTACCGCCTGGCCATAACGGTGGAGGATGATCCGCTTTTTGACGCTAAGAAGGCCCAGAAAAAGCTGCGTCGTTATGTGGAGTCCCATGAGCACGCCATCCGCGAGAAGGCGGAGATCATGGTGGACCACTTCCATGCCCAGGTGATCGGCCACCGCAAGATCGGGGGCCAGGCTCGGGCCATGGTCATCACCAACGGTATCGAGCGGGTCATACAGTATTTCCACGCCTTCAGGGACTACCTCAAGGAGCGCAAAAGCCCTTACGCGCCCATCGTGGCCTTTTCCGGAGAGCACGAATTTCATCATATAGAATGGGGCGGCAAGAAGATCACCGAAGCGACGCTGAACGGCTTTCCCAGCAGTCAGATTCCCGACAAGGTGCAACAGGACCCGTACCGCTTTCTGATCGTCGCCGACAAGTTCCAGACCGGCTACGACGAACCGCTGCTGCACACCATGTACGTGGACAAGGCGCTCTCCGGCATCAAGGCGGTGCAGACCCTCTCGCGCCTCAATCGCGCCCACCCGCAGAAGCACGACACTTTCGTGCTCGATTTCTACAACGACTCGGAAACCATCCAGAAGTCGTTCGAAGACTATTACCGCACCACTATCCTCAGCGACGAGACCGACCCCAATAAATTGCACGACCTCAAGTCGGACCTGGATGGCTACCAGATCTACTCCCAGCGGCAAATCGACGACCTGGTGGGTCTCTACCTGAACGGCGCGGACCGCGACAAGCTCGACCCGATTCTGGACGCCTGCGTGGCCACCTACAACGCCGATCTCGATGAGGACGGCCAGGTGAATTTCAAGGGTAAGGCCAAGGCCTTCGTCCGCACCTACGGCTTTCTGGCCTCGATTCTCGCGTACTCCAATGCCGACTGGGAGAAGCTGTCGATCTTGCTGAATTTCCTCATTCCCAAACTCCCCGCGCCCAAGGAAGAGGATCTTTCCCGGGGCATCTTGGAGGCCATCGACATGGACAGCTACCGTGTCGAGGTGAAAACCAGCCTGAAGATCGGCCTGCCGGATCAGGATGCCGAAATCGGACCGGTGCCGACCAACGGAGGTGGCCGCAAGCCGGAACCGGAGCTGGACCAACTGAGCAACATCATCAAGGCGTTCAACGACCTGTTCGGCAACATCGAGTGGAAAGACGGCGACAAGATCCGCAAGGTCATCGCCGAGGAGATCCCGGCCAAGGTGGCGACAGACGCGGCCTACCGCAACGCCATGAAGAACAACGACAAAAAAACCGCCCGGATCGAACACGACGCCGCGCTGCAACGGGTCATGATCGACCTCTTGTCCGACCACACCGAGCTGTTCAAGCAGTTCAGCGACAACCCGTCGTTCAAGAAATGGCTGGGCGACACCATCTTCGGCGTGACCTATCAGCAACAGGCCGGACAATCCGCTACGAGGGCGAGCCATGGACGTTAAAACGGCCGCCATTCAGGTTTTGCAGCAGGCCGGAACGGCGCTGCACGCCAAGGACATCGCCGAGCAGATCATGGCTGCCGGTCTCTGGCAGTCTGGAGGGAAGACCCCAGATGCCACCGTCAGCGCCCGGCTCTACTCCGACATCAAGAGCAATGGGGACAAGTCGCCCTTTGTAAAGGTCGGCCCTCAGACCTGCGCACTTCGGGATTCCACTGAAATATCGAGCGGCGCTACGCCGGTTTCTGCGGCCGTCCAAGAGGCTCCAAAACCTTCTCCTGCAAACGCCGGATTTTCCTTCACCGATTGCGCTCAGAAAGTGCTTGAGGAGTTCGGCGGAAAGAAGCCGATGCATTACAAGGAGATTACCGAGAAAGCCCTAAAAAAAGGTTGGCTGGTGACAGGCGGCAAAACGCCCGAGGCCACCATGTACGCCCAGGTGATCACCGAGATCAAACGCCAGCAGAAACGCGGTGAGCGCCCTCGCTTTGTCCAACACGGCCGTGGCTATGTGGGCCTGAGCCAATGGATGGGGCGAGGCCTGGCGTTCCAGATCGAGCAGCACAACCACCAGGTTCGAAAGGCCCTGCGTGAGCGCTTGCTGGCCATGAGGCCCGGCGAGTTCGAGGAGCTTATCTCGCAGTTGCTGGCGGAGATGGGCTTTGAGATGGTCGAGGTGACCAAACTCAGCGGCGACGGCGGCATCGATGTCCGGGGCACCCTGGTGGTTGGTGACGTGGTCCGCATCAAGATGGCCGTCCAAGTCAAAAAATGGAAGCTCAAGAACAACATCCAGGCTCCGGTGGTGCAGCAGGTGCGCGGCAGCCTGGGGGCGCACGAACAAGGCCTGATCATTACCACCAGCGACTTCAGTCCAGGAGCCGTCAAGGAAGCCGCCCAGGCAGACAAAACCCCCATCGCCCTAATGAACGGGGACCAGCTTGTGATGCTGCTGATGGAACACGGCATCGGCGTCCATCGCTCGACGCCTGACTTGTTTGAGATCGATGGGGGATTCGGAGGGGGAACTGAAAGGTT
Proteins encoded in this region:
- a CDS encoding ATP-binding protein yields the protein MTVERTTEYLIGLVHELRKLPAETEWVEFKHNRAEPEEIGEYLSALANSAAFLGKVNAYIIWGVDNATHNIVGTVFKPSTTKVGNEELESWLLRLLSPKINFRFHELVIDTHSVVLLEIGAAFRHPVQFKHQEFIRVGSYKKKLKNYPERERALWRVFDLVPFERGVAAEHVASENVLKLLDYPAYFDLLELPPPDGRAAILNALAADELIQPCDAGDWNITNLGAILFAKKLDEFPGLKRKAMRVVQYKGRGRIETLREQVGGKGYANGFEGLVGFIMALVPANEVIEQALRRSFPMFPELAVRELVANALIHQDLFVSGAGPMVEIFDDRMEITSPGEPLVDTQRFVDTPPKSRNEVLASLMRRFRICEERGSGIDKVVAQVELYQLPAPYFEVPAGFTRAVLFAHRPLTQMDKADRIRACYLHACLKWVMRDYLTNASLRERFGVEERNKATVSRYIREAVEEGAIKPYDEDASKKLMKYVPFWA
- a CDS encoding SOS response-associated peptidase, giving the protein MESCTILTTEANTLVANLHDRMPVILSPTEYDTWLDREVDDPGKLQSLYQPFPSDLLEMQSVSKLVNNPRHEGEECIKPEDPL
- a CDS encoding HTH domain-containing protein, whose protein sequence is MDVKTAAIQVLQQAGTALHAKDIAEQIMAAGLWQSGGKTPDATVSARLYSDIKSNGDKSPFVKVGPQTCALRDSTEISSGATPVSAAVQEAPKPSPANAGFSFTDCAQKVLEEFGGKKPMHYKEITEKALKKGWLVTGGKTPEATMYAQVITEIKRQQKRGERPRFVQHGRGYVGLSQWMGRGLAFQIEQHNHQVRKALRERLLAMRPGEFEELISQLLAEMGFEMVEVTKLSGDGGIDVRGTLVVGDVVRIKMAVQVKKWKLKNNIQAPVVQQVRGSLGAHEQGLIITTSDFSPGAVKEAAQADKTPIALMNGDQLVMLLMEHGIGVHRSTPDLFEIDGGFGGGTERLGK
- a CDS encoding type I restriction-modification system subunit M — translated: MTSAHHNAITNFIWGIADDVLRDVYVRGKYRDVILPMTVIRRLDAVLEPSKEKVLGMKKQLDGAGIANQHAALCQAAGEAFYNVSPFTLRDLKNRAKQQQLKADFEAYLDGFSPNVQEILDKFKFRNQIPTLIEADILGHLIEKFLDGRVNLSPKPVQDVDGNELLPALDNHSMGTIFEELIRRFNEENNEEAGEHFTPRDVVKLMADLIFLPVASSIESGTYLVYDGACGTGGMLTVAEERLAELARSHGKDVSIHLFGQEVQPETYAISKADLLLKGEGVEAENMKYGSTLSSDAFPSQEFDFMLSNPPYGKSWKTDLERLGGKGDIKDPRFVTQHANDPEYTMITRSSDGQLMFLVNKLSKMKHSTRLGSRIAQVHNGSSLFTGDAGQGESNIRRWIIENDWLEAIIALPENMFYNTGIATYIWVLTNRKSDRRRGKVQLIDATEWFEPLRRNLGKKNCEFSEEHIRVICDLVVNPVETEKSKIFPNEAFGYWKMTVDRPLRLAVDLSPARLERFERACAKAKEEPLSNLARRVAETLGAGPHLDFNAFMDTVEVDADKHGVKLTAKRKKLLQSDLCDTHEDAAPVLKKVHKPGKTPPDPIHGLFGAEVGGKHCVVEYEPDTALRDSEQVPLLEEGGIEAFFRREVLPYTPDAWIDPGKTLVGYEISFTRHFYRPAPMRTLDEIKADIYALEQETEGLLEQIVGEEKG
- a CDS encoding restriction endonuclease subunit S — its product is MKLDPYPEYKDAGVPFLGEIPTHWDLFRNGRLFSQRNETGFGELPILEVSLKTGVRVRDMENLKRKQVMADREKYKRAVQGDIAYNMMRMWQGAVGIAPVDGLVSPAYVVVRPFPEVDCRYFNYLFRTASYMNEVDAYSRGIVKDRNRLYWQDFKRMPSPVPPVEEQRHITRFLDAVGSKVHRFIRNKRRLIELLQERRTVLTYEAMKSRETKWLRFGVVADQVERPIGREDGLIYRPIGLYNRGRGIFHKEATQGRYLGDSTFFWVKPGDLVFSGQFAWEGAVAIAQPEDEGCIASHRYPIFQNNPEMVEAAFLYSFFTTKDGDLLLNLNSRGAAGRNRPLNPRTLIKEKIPIPPVHLQKQISELLELERKVRSEVASQISYLQEYRTRLISDVVTGQVDVRGIEVPEIAEDELLALEEDTADGDDVIDDTLDAEVEE
- a CDS encoding Fic/DOC family protein, which gives rise to MTADRYTTSGLDEAQFQPGSNETVLKNLLGITRRSELEQVETHALLRTTEAMLDHFDQNHRFRAEDIRAMHRHWLGDIYPWAGNYRQVMMSKGGFPFAAPAFISKLMSAFEQEILARHTPCRGSDYTVAESLAIVHVELVLIHPFREGNGRLARLLAILMGLQAGLPMLVFDEMEGERRETYFAAVQAGLGQDYQPMQEIFRKIIAQSRNEA
- a CDS encoding PDDEXK nuclease domain-containing protein codes for the protein MKKEAKPAKQDAPKAFAGNVLLDDIRTLIEETRVRVATSVNSALTVLYWRVGKRISEEILKGERADYGKEVLPTLSAELIRDHGRGWSERNLAYMVRFAQAFPDTDILQALCAKLSWSHFKQIIYIDDPLKRDFYAEMCRVEGWSTRTLEKKIGSMLFERTALSRKPEKLARAELEALREEDRLSPDLVFRDPYFLEFLGLADSYPEKDLEAAILREMERFLLELGNGFAFLARQKRIQLDNDDYYIDLLFYHRGLNRLIAIDLKIGDFKAEYKGQMELYLRWLDKHERRRHEDEPLGIILCAGKKREMVELLELGRSGIHVAEYLTELPPREILQQKLHAAIELSRKRLENREA
- a CDS encoding type I restriction endonuclease subunit R, whose amino-acid sequence is MKPTDTSEKGLESIIVASLVDEAGYVQGDPQDYDREHAIDLAKLLQFLAASQPDTYGALGIDEEGPKRTQFLHRLQGEIAKRGVVDCLRSGIKHGPAHVDLFYGTPTPGNLKAAERFAANIFSVTRQLRYSRNETALSLDLAVFINGLPIATFELKNKLTKQTVLDAVQQYQRDRDPKELLFQFGRCAVHFAVDDHEVRFCTHLKGKGSWFLPFNKGYSDGAGNPPNPHGLATDYLWKETLSKTGLTDILENYAQVVEEKDEKTGKKRYKQIFPRYHQLKVVRMLLANAAESGSGRRYLIQHSAGSGKSNSIAWLAHQLVGLEHESKALFDSVIVVTDRRVLDKQIRDTIKQFAQVSATVGHAEHSGDLRKFLKAGKKIIITTVQKFPFILDEIGDEHRKSKFAIIIDEAHSSQGGKTTSAMNRVLEETAPYGGSDDEGEETVEDKINKIMEGRKMVTNASYFAFTATPKNKTLEIFGEPDPQPDGTVKHHPFHSYTMKQAIQEGFILDVLKNYTPVESYYRLAITVEDDPLFDAKKAQKKLRRYVESHEHAIREKAEIMVDHFHAQVIGHRKIGGQARAMVITNGIERVIQYFHAFRDYLKERKSPYAPIVAFSGEHEFHHIEWGGKKITEATLNGFPSSQIPDKVQQDPYRFLIVADKFQTGYDEPLLHTMYVDKALSGIKAVQTLSRLNRAHPQKHDTFVLDFYNDSETIQKSFEDYYRTTILSDETDPNKLHDLKSDLDGYQIYSQRQIDDLVGLYLNGADRDKLDPILDACVATYNADLDEDGQVNFKGKAKAFVRTYGFLASILAYSNADWEKLSILLNFLIPKLPAPKEEDLSRGILEAIDMDSYRVEVKTSLKIGLPDQDAEIGPVPTNGGGRKPEPELDQLSNIIKAFNDLFGNIEWKDGDKIRKVIAEEIPAKVATDAAYRNAMKNNDKKTARIEHDAALQRVMIDLLSDHTELFKQFSDNPSFKKWLGDTIFGVTYQQQAGQSATRASHGR